The nucleotide window TTATTCGGTAGTTGTTCCGGGTAATCTGCCAGCAAGCGATGGTAGTCATTCAACTTATGCGGCAATTATTGTAAAACGCGTTGATGCCAAAACCAGAAGCAAAACTTCGATCAATGAATTATTAAGAGCATAATTTAAATGAATCTGATTTTTCATGAACAAAGCATTCTCTTATATCAGATGAATGAAAATAGTTATCGACTTCCCGAAGCTCATGAATTAGAAAATATTTCGTTTACCGATAGCCAAATAAAAATTCAGGATGCGGCAAGAGTTGCTTATATCAATACCGCGCAAGATATAGCTACTGACTCAGGATTAAAACTGCTTAATCTTAGGATGGCATTAAATATTCTTCCTACAGAATCTATCCCGACTATTATTTATGCGCAGCAAATTATCTATTATCAGGTAAATAATCGCTTTTGTAGTAAATGTGGTACTCCAACTTCACTTAATAGTGAGGAAAAATGGCTGACCTGTATAAAATGCAAGCGAGATATTTATCCAAAAATATCTCCAGCAATGATAGTTGCAGTCATCAAAGATGATCAATTACTCATGGCTCAAGCAAATCATTATGCACCAGAAATGTGGAGTATCTTGGCTGGCTTTAGTGAAGTTGGTGAAAATCTCGAAGAAACTGTTGCTCGCGAAGTAATGGAAGAAGTTGGAATATCAATAAAAAACATTCGCTATTGGGGCTCTCAATATTGGCCATTTCCCAATTCATTGATGATAGGTTTTGTTGCTGATTATGCAAGTGGGGAAATCGTTCTTGATACTACAGAAATGCGTGTAGCTGGATTTTACCGTAAGGATGAGTTACCTGGTCGCCCATCAACAAATCTATCAATAGCCAGTAAGATGATTGATGCCTTTATTGATGGCAAATTAACGTCATGTTAAAATTCTCGGTTATTACAAGCTTCCACTGGTACAAATAAAAAAACAGGTCAAAATTATGACCTGTTTTTTAATATAAATCTTATCTATTCGTTAGCGGATAAGATACTAGTAAGGAAGTACTGCTGCACCCACAACTGGAGTCATTCCGGGTTTAGTAATTGCTTTATCCATATATTGAGAAGAAACTGCTGTCAGCGCCCAATAAATATTTTGGGCAGGAACTTTATTACCTGTCTGCTTAGCAATGCTATTTACTGTTTTATTTAACTGAATAGCAAAAACATTACCACTTTGAACCGAGTTCTGGAAAGTAGCATAGTCACATACATCATATGCCTGACCTTTAACTAGTGGAGATTTACCAGTTGCATAGGCATATGTTGTATTTAATGCATCAACTACATAGTTCACATGAAGATTAGCAAAAGCTTTTTTCACCACAGAACCAGGTGCTCCAGCATCAAGTAACATCTGAATATTAGTATCAGAATCAGCCAAAGCTGTTGCGTCATTCTGGAAGATTTGTGCTTGAGACTGACACATTTGCTGAGTCATTGTATTTAAACTATCATTAATATATTTTGGAGCATCTGTAGCGGCAAACTGATATGCATTTATAAGAGTTGCTGGCACAAGGTAACCAATATACATATTTGCAGCATAATTAGCACTACGTACAGCCTTAGATTCTTTTGCCACACCCTGCGCCTTAGCCATTAACTCTGCTTCACCAAATACTGTGTCATAAGCAGCATACTGAACTTCAGAATTAGTAAATAACGCAGCACGATCTGTCTTATATTGAGTGTATAGTGCCGGAATTGCATTAAAATTACCATCCTTAATAGCCGAACCAATTTTTGCAGCATCTTTTCCTGCACTACCAGCCCAAGTGAAAAGGAATGGTGTTAACTGATACGCAGCTTTAAAATTGAAAGCAGCAGCACTACCCTCTCTCATTTGATATGCATTACTAATTAAAGTTTCATTATTGTTATAAACTTCCTGAGCTGATGTTTTAACATCTGTTACACGTGAATTAAAGTCATTAACCATGCACTGAATGGCCTCATTTGGGGTTGCCGGATTTATACAGCCATCAGCAAATGCAGAAATTGAACTTGTTGCTAGAATGATAGTAATTAATTTAGTTTTCATATTTATAATCCCTTAGAAAATTTTTATCTTATTGTTATATTTTATTTTATATCTGCTAGCCATCTTGCTAACATCGTTAGGACTGTATTATAATCAAACGTTCGTTTCAAATCTATAGTAAAATTTACTATAAGCAATAAATAACAGCAAGTAGTAAAAAATAAGTAATCCATAGCGGTAAATATAGACATGAATGACGTTGAATATCTTGGTAAAATTGTAGAATCTATTAAGATGTTGTATGCTGATGAATATGTAATGATTTTTAATAATCAGCATCAGATTATTTATGTAACAAATCCTATGAGTAAACTCATACTAGGACCTAAAGCTAAAGATAAAGAAGACTTACTTCATGGTAAAGCAATTCATGAGTTACCTCATCCAATTGCAGCAGAAAAGCATGATTATTTAAAAACAATCATGCCACGACCAAAAGAAATATCACTAATCATGGTCGATCAGTATTTTAATGAAGATTTTGAACTTATACCAGGAATTCTTGCTGCAACCAACAAATCAATTATAAATCCTGACACTGAGAATATAGCTGGATTTATGTGTAGCTACAAAATAAACCCCGAATTTAGTGTCAAGCAATTACACACATTAATTGATCATGCAAATTTTGAATTGACCAAAGCAGATAAGCGAGGGAAACCAACCGAACTTGAACTCACTCCGCGCCAACAGCATGTACTGGTATTAATTTTGAAAAACATGTCGGCTAAAGAAATTGCGGCTTATCTTTCAGAAGTAGAGCAGCGTTCCATAAGCCACATGACCATTCACAATATAATCAATGGGCAATTATTTAAAAAATTTGAGGTGATGAATATTCATCAATTGCAGCAAAAAGTTTTTGCTACCAACTACCATCATAAACTGATTCAATCTTTATTATTTAAGCAATTGATTCTAATTAGTTAAATTTAGGCTACATAAGAAAAAAGCCGAATATAAATTCGGCTTTTACGATTATGAAAAATCAAAGCAATTACAGATAAAGTTCCGATCGCCATGCGCATCATCAATCCGATTCACCGAAGGGAATATCTTCGCTTCTTTCAATGCTGGCAATGGGAAACAGCCAATTTCTGCCGAATAAGGTTTATCCCAGCTAATCAGATCCGCCATACTATGTGGCGCATTCTTAAGTGGATTATTTACTTTATCAAATTCGCCAGCTTTTACTTTAGCGACTTCAGCAAGAATGTTTACCATTGCGGCAATAAAGCGATCTAACTCATCTTTACTTTCACTCTCGGTTGGTTCTATCATCAAAGTACCCGGCACTGGGAACGACATAGTTGGAGCATGGAAGCCATAATCCATCAGTCGTTTAGCAAAATCAACTTCAGTAATTCCGGTTTCTGCCTTAATTGGGCGTAAATCAATTATACACTCATGCGCGACTTTACCGTTTTGCCCGCTATAAAGCACCTGATAACCAGCTTTTTGCAGATGGCTAGCAATATAGTTGGCATTAAGAATTGCGGTTTTGGTTGATAGCTCAAGCCCGGCTTCACCAAGCATGGTATTATACATCCACGAGATAGCCAAGATCGAAGCACTACCAAATTGAGCACTACTTACCGCAGTAAGGTTATTGTATTCATCACCATCAAATACCGGATTTTTTGGCAAAAATGCTGACAAATGTTGTTTTAGACCGATTGGTCCCATTCCCGGTCCACCGCCGCCATGTGGAATAGCAAAGGTTTTATGTAAATTAATATGCGAAACATCGGCACCTAGTTCAGC belongs to Aquella oligotrophica and includes:
- a CDS encoding helix-turn-helix transcriptional regulator, whose translation is MNDVEYLGKIVESIKMLYADEYVMIFNNQHQIIYVTNPMSKLILGPKAKDKEDLLHGKAIHELPHPIAAEKHDYLKTIMPRPKEISLIMVDQYFNEDFELIPGILAATNKSIINPDTENIAGFMCSYKINPEFSVKQLHTLIDHANFELTKADKRGKPTELELTPRQQHVLVLILKNMSAKEIAAYLSEVEQRSISHMTIHNIINGQLFKKFEVMNIHQLQQKVFATNYHHKLIQSLLFKQLILIS
- the nudC gene encoding NAD(+) diphosphatase, which gives rise to MNLIFHEQSILLYQMNENSYRLPEAHELENISFTDSQIKIQDAARVAYINTAQDIATDSGLKLLNLRMALNILPTESIPTIIYAQQIIYYQVNNRFCSKCGTPTSLNSEEKWLTCIKCKRDIYPKISPAMIVAVIKDDQLLMAQANHYAPEMWSILAGFSEVGENLEETVAREVMEEVGISIKNIRYWGSQYWPFPNSLMIGFVADYASGEIVLDTTEMRVAGFYRKDELPGRPSTNLSIASKMIDAFIDGKLTSC